The following are from one region of the Acomys russatus chromosome 32, mAcoRus1.1, whole genome shotgun sequence genome:
- the Znf445 gene encoding zinc finger protein 445 gives MMLPRRWYPARPAQAASEQRHLRKVKKEEEEEDGGYIPVQTARPQTLNRPGQELFRQLFRQLRYHESSGPLETLRRLEELCRWWMRPDVLSKAQMLELLVLEQFLSILPGELRTWVQLHGPESGLEVVALLEELQRDLDGAPLMDPSLAQNPDVHWIGTGALQPAQTWSPASRLKNSSALDDHEQPPHGLEVCDVLAEQAGSPAASVPACFQTEEGTGYQEALTFHDVEVTFSQEEWGCLDSSQRNVYRDVMLENYRNVASVGRSPPKPALISWLEARKPWGVNVCTVRLKRDSDATLEEGALQIKPSKFILKRDPSESTETFAVPSVCLKTSVSEGTGLKESFEQKLCGGPVQVREMKEGTDISHRPGGEPGVLESSNALDVRHVKYVSVPRKMLAFKHGHDRSFRKRSHHYNKTYGEGLRDIVEGLGVYESAGLKESGKDTYGKAFSQSSHLDCRQMYYSQEKLFKCRVCEKAFRWRSNCVRHEKIHTGVKPYKCSFCQKAFQRRSAYRLHEKTHTKQKVESRQFRGGFPCTPDRSQCGTEQGKDCSQCGKDFCCKSYTREHQRLHTQEKPHRCTRCKKAFRWKSNLSRHKRMHHKQDFCKQEKYREDLKQNHSQSQVLSTVEKTFPCQNCGKTFTQKKSLIEHQRIHTGQKPYQCSACGKAFTYRSSYILHMKHHATKRKPAGGLKSQDTAFDIPQSGHDTDELNKCKYCSRTFRNLSFLLIHQRVHTREKPYKCRECGKAFRWSSNLSRHERGHSLSWRYTYHERKETSNLESKTLSRQKPFWCGECGKSFTRKRSLLDHEGVHTGERRFKCNLCEKSFDRNYRLVNHQRTHATERAFQSQWHHTDFVGIHAHSVDQRRNSRTLQSEWSLHSDRPGLSNSRNLRLNIQELKLSGKQPRRACEKPSDKSPSFVVHQSAPANGHYHRCSVCGKTFSKHSQLISHKRFHTRERPFKCKMCGKTFRWSSNLARHMKNHVRD, from the exons ATGATGCTTCCGCGTAGGTGGTACCCTGCCCGCCCAGCTCAGGCTGCAAGTGAACAAAGGCACCTTCGTAAggtaaagaaggaagaggaggaggaggatggcgGCTATATTCCAGTGCAGACTGCCAGGCCACAGACACTTAACCGCCCTGGCCAGGAGCTGTTCCGCCAACTCTTCAGGCAGCTTCGCTACCACGAGTCTTCTGGGCCCCTAGAAACCCTGAGGCGACTTGAGGAGCTCTGCCGCTGGTGGATGAGGCCAGATGTTCTTTCCAAAGCCCAGATGCTGGAGctgctggtgctggagcagttCCTGAGCATCCTGCCGGGGGAGCTCCGCACGTGGGTGCAGCTCCACGGCCCTGAGAGCGGCTTGGAGGTTGTGGCCCTGCTGGAAGAGCTGCAGAGGGATCTTGATGGAGCACCACTGATG GACCCAAGCCTTGCTCAGAATCCAGATGTGCATTGGATAGGCACCGGGGCTCTGCAGCCTGCACAGACATGGTCCCCTGCTTCACGTCTCAAGAACAGCTCTGCTCTGGACGACCACGAGCAGCCTCCACATGGACTAGAAGTTTGTGACGTCCTGGCTGAGCAAGCTG gCTCCCCCGCTGCCTCAGTGCCTGCCTGTttccagacagaagagggcacaggcTACCAG GAAGCTTTGACTTTCCACGATGTGGAGGTGACCTTCTCTCAGGAAGAGTGGGGGTGTCTGGACTCGTCTCAGCGCAATGTTTACCGGGATGTCATGCTGGAGAACTACAGGAATGTCGCTTCTGTGG GGAGGTCACCTCCCAAACCTGCTCTCATCTCCTGGCTGGAAGCAAGGAAGCCGTGGGGCGTGAATGTCTGCACAGTCCGGCTTAAGAGGGACTCAGATGCTACCCTGGAAG AAGGTGCACTCCAAATTAAGCCAAGCAAGTTCATCTTGAAACGGGACCCTTCAGAATCCACAGAGACCTTTGCTGTGCCGTCAGTGTGTCTCAAGACAAGTGTTTCTGAGGGAACAGGGCTCAAAGAATCTTTTGAACAGAAGCTCTGTGGAGGCCCTGTACAAgtgagagagatgaaggaaggaaccGACATTAGTCACAGGCCAGGAGGAGAACCTGGGGTACTGGAGAGCAGTAATGCTCTTGATGTAAGACATGTTAAGTATGTGAGTGTGCCTAGGAAAATGCTGGCCTTTAAACATGGCCATGACAGAAGCTTCAGAAAAAGATCACACCATTATAACAAGACATACGGGGAAGGGCTCAGAGACATAGTTGAGGGGCTTGGTGTATATGAGAGTGCTGGACTGAAAGAGAGTGGAAAGGACACATATGGGAAGGCCTTCAGTCAGAGCTCCCATCTTGACTGTCGTCAGATGTATTATAGTCAGGAGAAACTGTTTAAATGCAGAGTGTGTGAGAAAGCCTTCAGGTGGCGCTCAAACTGTGTGCGCCATGAGAAAATTCACACCGGAGTGAAGCCGTATAAATGTAGTTTTTGTCAGAAAGCTTTCCAGCGTCGGTCAGCCTACCGTCTGCACGAGAAAACCCACACTAAACAGAAAGTGGAATCCAGGCAGTTCAGAGGAGGCTTCCCCTGCACGCCGGATCGCAGCCAGTGCGGGACAGAGCAGGGCAAGGACTGCAGCCAGTGCGGGAAGGACTTCTGCTGTAAGTCCTACACTCGCGAACACCAAAGGCTTCACACGCAGGAGAAGCCTCACAGATGCACCAGGTGTAAGAAAGCCTTTCGGTGGAAGTCAAACTTATCTCGTCATAAGAGAATGCACCATAAACAAGACTTCTGTAAACAAGAGAAATATCGAGAAGACTTAAAGCAGAATCACAGTCAGTCTCAGGTTCTCTCTACTGTGGAGAAAACTTTTCCATGTCAGAACTGTGGGAAAACTTTTACACAAAAGAAATCACTCATTGAGCACCAGAGGATTCACACAGGGCAGAAACCATACCAGTGTAGTGCTTGCGGGAAAGCATTTACCTATAGATCTTCTTATATTCTGCATATGAAGCATCATGCTACGAAAAGAAAACCTGCAGGTGGCCTAAAAAGTCAAGACACAGCGTTTGACATTCCGCAGAGCGGTCACGACACAGACGAGCTGAACAAATGTAAATACTGTAGCAGAACCTTCCGCAACCTGTCGTTCCTTCTCATTCATCAGAGAGTTCACACTAGGGAGAAGCCCTATAAGTGCagggagtgtgggaaagccttccgATGGAGTTCCAATCTCTCTCGACATGAGAGGGGACACTCTTTGTCCTGGCGGTACACATATCATGAAAGGAAAGAGACTTCAAATTTAGAGTCAAAAACCCTCAGTCGTCAGAAACCCTTTTGGTGTGGAGAATGTGGGAAATCCTTCACACGCAAAAGAAGTCTTTTAGACCATGAGGGGGTACACACTGGAGAGAGACGCTTCAAGTGCAACTTGTGTGAAAAATCTTTTGATAGAAACTATCGTCTTGTTAATCACCAGAGGACGCATGCTACAGAGAGAGCTTTTCAATCTCAGTGGCACCACACAGATTTTGTTGGGATCCATGCCCATTCTGTTGACCAGAGAAGAAACAGCAGAACACTGCAGTCTGAATGGAGCCTGCATTCGGACAGGCCTGGCTTATCTAACTCTCGCAATTTAAGATTAAATATTCAGGAATTAAAACTAAGTGGAAAGCAGCCCCGTAGAGCATGTGAGAAGCCTTCTGACAAGAGCCCCAGCTTCGTTGTGCACCAGAGTGCACCCGCTAATGGACACTACCACAGATGCAGCGTTTGTGGCAAAACATTTAGCAAACATTCACAGCTCATTAGCCACAAAAGATTTCACACTAGAGAGAGGCCCTTCAAATGCAAAATGTGTGGGAAGACCTTCAGGTGGTCTTCTAATCTGGCTCGTCATATGAAGAACCATGTTAGAGATTAG
- the LOC127184093 gene encoding uncharacterized protein C3orf86-like has translation MSRSQPEQEKKSLDSFVWVNEITGEVTFPPGEESTPAASGEKRLARSGSPHGRTPLTADAYSQASPANPKAAGKGPGARNPLLPDPFSLGGALPAQCHLGVSPPRASQSPPWALPCKLRNILTGNNRFSF, from the coding sequence ATGTCTAGGAGTCAGCCTGAACAGGAGAAGAAGTCTCTAGACTCTTTTGTCTGGGTAAATGAGATCACTGGAGAAGTCACCTTCCCTCCAGGGGAGGAGAGCACACCGGCAGCCTCTGGAGAGAAGCGCCTTGCAAGGTCGGGGTCTCCCCATGGGCGCACGCCCCTCACAGCTGACGCTTACAGTCAGGCTTCCCCGGCGAACCCCAAGGCTGCAGGGAAAGGCCCTGGGGCAAGAAACCCCCTCCTGCCCGACCCGTTCTCACTTGGGGGCGCTCTGCCAGCGCAGTGCCACCTGGGAGTGTCCCCTCCGAGAGCCAGCCAGTCTCCTCCCTGGGCCCTGCCCTGCAAGCTAAGGAACATCCTGACAGGAAACAACCGGTTTTCCTTTTGA